GGAACTGGAGCTTGTGTTCCGCAACAAGCCGATGGTGGATTACATCTACCGAAACGACATGTACTCCCGCGAAGGCATGGCCGCGCGCAATGTGGCGCAGAACGCCGCCATCAACGCAGGGGACATCGGCAAGGCGCACAGCCTTGAGGTGCGATTCCCTGTCGAGGCGTCCATGGTGAAGGTCGATTTCCTGCATCAGGACATTCTGCTGTCACAAGGATTGATCTCAACGACTGACAGCGCCGGTAACCCGCTCGACCCTCCGAACAACCCGGAGTATCCGATGATCACCGTCTACGTTGAAGGTACAGGCGCCGAAGGCGAAGTGCCGGGATATTATTACCTGATGGCGATGACGAATGCCTCCAAGGCGCTGCCGATCTGGCATTGGTACGCGGTGGAGCATGTCGCCAACCCCGGGCGCTGCGATTACATCGGCTGCAACGACAGCTTCGGCTACGCCACTCCCGGCGCGGCGCAGGATGGCGCAAGCTTCGGCTCCACGTACATCCCGCCGATGATCACCCTGAATGATGATCAGGCAGAGCCCGGCCCCGGTGAGGCCAACCCCAACAGCCCGCTTTTCGTGACGGGCGAGTTCTACGACCCGGTACAAACGGGCGAGGCGATCACCCCGGCTCTGCAATCCTTGTTTGCGGGCATGGGCATCGCCACGGCGGCAAGCGATCCCGATCCAACGGTGATTTCTGCGGATGACCCGGCCTGGGTGAACTACCGTCTGAAAGGCACCCAAACGACCTTCAACACCAACGCCGGCGTGCCGACAGGGCAGGGCGCGACGATCACCGAAGGCGGCTTCGTCAACTCCGCCTCCTGCACAACCTGCCATTCGCAGGCCTCCGTCAGCGCGACAGCCGGAATCGGAATGCAGGGGGTTGGCGGCAGCTGGCGGCCCAATCTCTTGGGCTACACCCAGATCCAGATGGGCGCGCCCGACATGGACTGGTTCTATGCCAATTCGCGTGCCGTTGTGACGGCCACGCAGATGGATTTCGTCTGGGGGATCCTGAACGCCAACTGCCAGGTGCCCAAACAGGGTGCACCGCATGGCACCTGTGAAACGATCCCGGACGCGCCGGTGATCGTGCCGCCGCAGTAGCACGGGCCCTTCTCGCGTGCTTCCAGTCTGGACACCCTGACGTGCGGGGTTACAGTTCGGCGAAACGGATGACACGCGAGGAGAGACCCGATGGAGAAGTTCGGTAAGAGCCAACCCGTGAAACGGGTGGAGGATGTGCGTTTTCTCAACGGCACCGGCCGCTATGTGGACGATCTGGCCCCGAAGGGCGCCCTGCACGCCTTTTTCCTGCGCTCGCCTGTCGCCCATGCGGAGATCACGCGCCTTGATCTGGAGGATGCGCGTTCCGCGCCCGGCGTGCATCTTGTGGTGAGCGCGCAGGATCTGCTGGACGCGGGCGTCAAGCTCGGCATGGACGGTCATCTCGTGCGCAATCTCGATGGCAGCAAGGGCGCGGACCCGGAGCGGCCGATTCTTGCCAAGGGGCGCGTGCGCTTCGTGGGCGAAGCCATCGCGGCGGTGATCGCCGAAACGCCTGAGGCCGCCAAGGATGCGGCCGAGCTGATCGGCTATGACTTCGACGAGCTGGACGTGCACATCGATCCCGTCCCCGGTGGTGCGCAGATCCACCCGGAAGCGCCTGAAAACATTGCCTTTGACTGGGGCATGGGCGATGCCGAGCGCACCAAGGCCGCGCTTTCGGGCGCCGCGCATCACCTGACCTACGAGATCGGCGACAACCGCATCATCGCCAACGCGATGGAGCCGCGCGCTTGCTATGCGGAGTTCGACGGCACCCGCCTGCATCTCTGCGTGAACGGGCAGGGTGTCTGGGGGCCGAAGAAGGATCTGGCCGCACATTTGGGGATGGATGCGGTAGATATCCGCGTCACCAACCCGGATGTGGGCGGCGGCTTCGGCATGAAGGCCTTCATGTACCCGGAGTATTTCGTCACCGCCCATGCGGCGCGGGCGCTGGGCAAACCGGTCCGCTGGAGTTCGGAGCGCACCGAGGCGATGCTGTCGGACAACGCGGGCCGCGATCTTGTCACCACCTGCGAGCTGGGCTTTGACGCGGATCACAAGCTTCTGGCCTATCGCGTCACCACCGCTTGCAACATGGGGGCCTACAACTCCGGCTTCGCGCAGGCGATCCAAACGGAGCTTTTCGCCAAGGTGCTGATGGGCACCTATGACGTGCAAGACACCTACCTCGGCGTGAAGGGCATCTACACCAACACCACGCAGGTGGACGCCTATCGCGGTGCGGGGCGGCCCGAGGCGATCTATGCGCTGGAGCGGGCGATGGATTACGCCGCGGCCGATCTGGGCGTGGATGCCTGGGAGCTGCGGCGGCGGAATTTCATCAAGCCCACGGCCTTCCCCTACACAAGCTCCACCGGCGAGATCTACGACGTGGGTGATTTCGACCGCGTGCTGGATCGGGTGGCGGCGGAATGCGATCTGGCCGGCTTCGCCTCCCGCCGCGCCGCGAGCGAGGCGGCGGGCAAGCTGCGCGGCATCGGGCTCTGTTACTACATCGAATCCATCCTCGGCGATCCGCAGGAAACCGCGCGCGTGGATTTCGAGGAGGACGGCACGGCGACGATCTACGTCGGCACGCAGTCCAACGGGCAGGGCCATGAAACCGCCTTCACCCGCTTCCTGTCTGATCACACCGGCATCCCGCCGGAGAAGATCAATTTCGTGCAGGGCGACAGTGACCGCATCCAGAAAGGCGGCGGCACCGGGGGCTCGCGCTCGGGCACCACGCAGGCCACGGCCACGCTGGGCACGGTGAGCAAGATGATCGCGGCGTTCACGCCCTTCCTCGCCGAGGCTTTCGACGTGGCCACGGACGCGATCTCCTTTGACGACGAGAAGTTCCGCGCGACAGGCACCAACCAGACCTGCACCATGCTGGAAGCCGCCGAGATGGCGCGCACGGCAGGGCGCAGCGATCTGCTGAGCCATTCCGCCACCACCGAACTGCCGGGCCGCTCCTTCCCCAACGGGGCCCATGTGGCCGAAGTGGAGGTGGATCCCGCAACCGGCTTCACGCAGGTGCTGCGCTACACGGTGACGGATGATTTCGGCAACCTGCTGAACCCGATGATCGTGGAAGGGCAGGTCCATGGCGGCGTGGCGCAGGGGCTGGGGCAGGCGCTCACCGAACATGTCGTTTACGATGAGACAGGCCAGTTGCTCACGGCAACGTTCATGGACTACGGCATGCCCCGTGCGCAGGATATGCCCATGGTCGCCTTCACCACCGAGGGCGTGCCTTCCACCGCAAACGTGCTGGGCATGAAGGGCTGTGGCGAGGCCGGAACGGTGGGCTCCATGGCGGCTGTTTCGAACGCGGTGATGGATGCGCTGCGCGAGGCCGGGGTGCGGCGGGCAGACATGCCCTTCACCCCGCACCGCGTCTGGCAAATGCTGAACGAGGAGAAAGGGCAGATTGCGGCTGAATGATCGCCTCCGGCGCTGGCTTGGGCTGTCGCCGCCTGTCAGACAGGCCCCGCTGCGCCGGGTGCGGGGGCCGGTTGACCATGTGATCATCATCGATGGCACGATGTCCTCGCTGAAGCCGGGATGCGAAACCAACGCGGGCCTGCTTTACAAGCTGCTCGCCTCCCTGCCGCCCGATCCGGGGCTTTCGCTCTATTATGACACCGGCATCCAATGGGTGAACTGGCGCACCACGGGCGATGTGATCCAAGGTAAGGGCACCAACCGCAAGATCCGGCAGGCTTACGGGTTTCTCGCCTCGCGTTACCGGCCCGGTGACCGCATCTTCCTGCTGGGCTATTCGCGCGGCGCTTTCGCGGTGCGCTCTCTGGCCGGGATCATCGACCGGATCGGCCTGCTGACACCACAACAGGCCACGGTGCGCCAGATCCGGCAGGCCTACCGACACTACGAGCGCGCCCCGGACTCTGACGCCGCACAGATCTTCGCCCGGCTTTATTGCCACGAGGCCTGCCAGATCGAGATGGTCGGCGTCTGGGATACGGTGAAGGCGCTGGGCCTGCGGGTGCCGCTGTTGTGGCGGCTCACCGAGCAGCAGCACGCTTTCCACAACCACAAGCTGGGCGCGAGCATCCGCCATGGCTATCAGGCGCTGGCGATGGATGAAACGCGCGAGGCCTTCGCTCCGGTGCTCTGGGATTGTCCGCCGGGCTTCAAGGGCGATGTGCAGCAGGTCTGGTTTCGCGGGGCCCATGGCGATGTGGGCGGGCAGTTGGGCGGCTATGACGCCGCGCGCCCGCTCGCCAATATCCCGCTTGTCTGGATGCTGGAGCGGCTTGAGGGCCATGGCGTTGCGCTGCCTGCAGATTGGCGCGCGCGCTTTCCCTGCGATCCAGCTGCGCCTTCGGTGGGGATGAACCGGGGCTGGGGCAAGATGTTCCTCGCCCGCCGCCGCCGCACCATCGGGCAGGATGTGTCGGAAAGCATCCACCCCACGGCCGAAGCCCATGTGCCCAAAGCGAAAGCGAAAATCGTGCTGGCGCTACCCGGCGGGGCGGGGGCCGTTCAGCACGATGCAGGTGGTTGAGGCCGTGGCGTAGAGTTTGCCATCCGCCACGCCCCGGATCTCGCCCGAGGCCACGCCGGTTGAGCGGCCCGCGTGCTGGCAGAGGCCGATGGCGTCCACCTCAATCCCCAGTGGAATGCTCTTGATGATGTTCACCTTCAGCTCAAGCGTCGTGTAGCCTGCGCCCTTTGGCAGGCGGCTTTGCACCGCGCAGGCGACGCAGCTGTCGAGGATCGTGGCATACCAGCCGCCATGGGTCGTGCCGAGCGGGTTGAAGGCATCGAACGTCGGCGCGCCGCGAAAGGTGACGCGGCCCTCTTCCACCGCGTGCAGCCGGTAGTTCAGCGTTTTGGAGATCGGCGGGGCGGGGTAGCGCCCCTCCAGAATGCCGCGCAGAAAATCGACGCCCGGCATCGAGAGCATCTCGGCCGGGGTCAGCAAATCATCAGGTGATGTGGCGTAGTAAAGATCGGGCATGGCTCCTCCTGCCTGCCCGACCCTAGGCGACTAGACCGATCGGTTCAATCGCTCCCGTGGCGGCTTACGCCACTTTCTCAAGCGAAGCCTGCGGCGTGACACCAAGGGCATGGCAGACGTCGCGCGTCAGGTGGGGGCGGTTGAGCGTGTAGAACTGCAGGTGATCCACGCCGCCTTCGATCAGATCGGAGCACAGCTCGGTGCAGAGCGCGGTGGCCAGCAGATCCTCGCGGCCGTCGCGGATGGCCTTCTCGAAGGCCTCATCCAGCCACGCGGGCACGGAAGTGCCGCAGCGCAGGGCGAAGTTGCGCACGCCTTTCCAGCTGTGGATCGGCAGGATACCGGGGATGATCGGCGCATCGATCCCGGCCTTCTCGCAGGCATCGCGGAAGCGGAAGAAGGTCTCGGCCTCGAAGAAGAACTGTGTGATCGCGGAATGGGCACCGGCGTCGATCTTGCGCTTTAGCCATTCCACATTGGCCTGCACGCTCTCGGCCTCCGGGTGTTTCTCGGGGTAGGCACCCACGCGCAGCTTGAACTTGCCGGTCTCCGCCAGCGCCTCGATCAGCTCGCAGGCATGGGCAAAGCCCTCCGGGTGCGGCGTGAACTTGCCCTCGCCCTTCGGCGGATCGCCCCGCAGCGCGACGATCTCCGTCACGCCGGCCTCGGCATAGGCGTTCGCGATCTCCAGCGTTTCAGCGCGGGAGGCGTTCACGCAGGTCAGATGCGCGGCCACGTTGAGCCCGTAATGGGTGTGGATCGTCTGCACGGCGTCGTGGGTCAGATCGCGGGTGGTGCCGCCCGCGCCATAGGTCACCGACACGAAATCCGGCCCCAGCGGCGCCAGCATCTGCACGGTTTCCCACAGGCGGAACGACGCATCCAGCGTCTGCGGCGGGAAGAACTCGAAAGAGATGCGGGGCGATGTCATGGAATCGGATCCTTGTTTGCGTTGCCTGCCTTTTCGCATTTGGCTAACAATGAAACAAATTCATAATTCTCATCATCAATATGAGGAAGATTTGAAGATGCATCTGGAGTTCCGGCATCTGCGCTCGATCAAGGCCATTCACGATGCAGGCGGTCTGGCCCGGGCGGCGGATCTTCTGCACATCACCCAATCGGCGCTCTCCCACCAGATCAAGGGGCTGGAGGATCAGGCCGGGGTCGAGCTTTTCGTGCGCCGTTCCAAGCCCTTGCGGCTCTCGGCGGCCGGCATGAAACTGCTGCGCCTTGCCGAGAAGATCCTGCCGGAGGTCGAGGCGCTGGAGCAGGATTTCGCAGGGCTGCAATCGGGCCGCTCGGGCCGCCTGCACATCGCCATCGAATGTCACGCCTGTTTCGAATGGCTCTTTCCGGTGTTGGAAGAATTCCGCAAGGCCTGGCCTGACGTGGATGTGGACATCCGCCCCGGCCTCGCGTTTGACGCGCTGCCTGCGCTGCAGAAAGAGGATGTGGATCTTGTCGTCTCCTCTGACCCTGAGAATCTCGACGGCGTGGAGTTCTCGCCGCTTTTCGATTACGAGCCGGTGTTCGTGGCCTCCTCCCAGAACCCGCTGGCGCAGAAACCTTTCGTCGTGGCCGAGGATTTCCGCGAGGAAACACTCATCACCTACCCGGTGGACCGCTCCCGGCTCGATGTATTCACAGAGCTTCTGACGCCCGCGAAAGTGGAGCCCAAGGCCACGCGGCAAGCCGAGCTGACGGCGGTGATCCTGCTTTTGGTGGCTTCCAACCGCGGCGTCGCGGTGCTGCCCGATTGGGTGGTGCGCGAGGTGAAGTACAATTCCGATTACGTCACTCGGCCGATCACCGAAAAGGGGCTGACCAAGCGGCTTTACGCGGCGATCCGTTCCGACGATGCGCAGAAACCCTACATGAGCCACCTGATCCGGCTGGCCCGCACCGAACCCGTGAAACTGCAAAGGATGTGACGCTGCGGCAGGCGCAAGCCGGCCTTGCGCGCCACGCAGCCCGGAAGGCTTGGCAAAACCCCATCTTCCGCGTATACGCGCGGCCTGACAAAGGAGCGCCCCCCGATGCAAGGCAGTGCCAATCTCAACGTAATGATCAAAGCCGCCCGTAAGGCCGGCCGTTCGCTGGTGAAGGATTTCCGCGAGGTCGAGAACCTGCAGGTCTCCATGAAAGGGGCCGGGGATTTCGTCAGCCGCGCCGATCTGGCCGCCGAGGCGATCATCCGCGAAGAGCTGATGGAAGCACGCCCGAACTACGGCTGGGTGGGCGAAGAAAGCAAAGCCGTTGCGGGCGCGGATCCGACTCGCCGCTGGATCGTCGATCCGCTGGATGGCACCACGAACTTCCTGCACGGCCTGCCGCATTGGGCGGTGTCCATCGCGCTTGAACACAAGGGCGA
The sequence above is drawn from the Pseudoruegeria sp. SHC-113 genome and encodes:
- a CDS encoding DUF2235 domain-containing protein, with protein sequence MRLNDRLRRWLGLSPPVRQAPLRRVRGPVDHVIIIDGTMSSLKPGCETNAGLLYKLLASLPPDPGLSLYYDTGIQWVNWRTTGDVIQGKGTNRKIRQAYGFLASRYRPGDRIFLLGYSRGAFAVRSLAGIIDRIGLLTPQQATVRQIRQAYRHYERAPDSDAAQIFARLYCHEACQIEMVGVWDTVKALGLRVPLLWRLTEQQHAFHNHKLGASIRHGYQALAMDETREAFAPVLWDCPPGFKGDVQQVWFRGAHGDVGGQLGGYDAARPLANIPLVWMLERLEGHGVALPADWRARFPCDPAAPSVGMNRGWGKMFLARRRRTIGQDVSESIHPTAEAHVPKAKAKIVLALPGGAGAVQHDAGG
- a CDS encoding PaaI family thioesterase; this encodes MPDLYYATSPDDLLTPAEMLSMPGVDFLRGILEGRYPAPPISKTLNYRLHAVEEGRVTFRGAPTFDAFNPLGTTHGGWYATILDSCVACAVQSRLPKGAGYTTLELKVNIIKSIPLGIEVDAIGLCQHAGRSTGVASGEIRGVADGKLYATASTTCIVLNGPRPAG
- a CDS encoding LysR family transcriptional regulator, with protein sequence MHLEFRHLRSIKAIHDAGGLARAADLLHITQSALSHQIKGLEDQAGVELFVRRSKPLRLSAAGMKLLRLAEKILPEVEALEQDFAGLQSGRSGRLHIAIECHACFEWLFPVLEEFRKAWPDVDVDIRPGLAFDALPALQKEDVDLVVSSDPENLDGVEFSPLFDYEPVFVASSQNPLAQKPFVVAEDFREETLITYPVDRSRLDVFTELLTPAKVEPKATRQAELTAVILLLVASNRGVAVLPDWVVREVKYNSDYVTRPITEKGLTKRLYAAIRSDDAQKPYMSHLIRLARTEPVKLQRM
- a CDS encoding xanthine dehydrogenase family protein molybdopterin-binding subunit, whose translation is MEKFGKSQPVKRVEDVRFLNGTGRYVDDLAPKGALHAFFLRSPVAHAEITRLDLEDARSAPGVHLVVSAQDLLDAGVKLGMDGHLVRNLDGSKGADPERPILAKGRVRFVGEAIAAVIAETPEAAKDAAELIGYDFDELDVHIDPVPGGAQIHPEAPENIAFDWGMGDAERTKAALSGAAHHLTYEIGDNRIIANAMEPRACYAEFDGTRLHLCVNGQGVWGPKKDLAAHLGMDAVDIRVTNPDVGGGFGMKAFMYPEYFVTAHAARALGKPVRWSSERTEAMLSDNAGRDLVTTCELGFDADHKLLAYRVTTACNMGAYNSGFAQAIQTELFAKVLMGTYDVQDTYLGVKGIYTNTTQVDAYRGAGRPEAIYALERAMDYAAADLGVDAWELRRRNFIKPTAFPYTSSTGEIYDVGDFDRVLDRVAAECDLAGFASRRAASEAAGKLRGIGLCYYIESILGDPQETARVDFEEDGTATIYVGTQSNGQGHETAFTRFLSDHTGIPPEKINFVQGDSDRIQKGGGTGGSRSGTTQATATLGTVSKMIAAFTPFLAEAFDVATDAISFDDEKFRATGTNQTCTMLEAAEMARTAGRSDLLSHSATTELPGRSFPNGAHVAEVEVDPATGFTQVLRYTVTDDFGNLLNPMIVEGQVHGGVAQGLGQALTEHVVYDETGQLLTATFMDYGMPRAQDMPMVAFTTEGVPSTANVLGMKGCGEAGTVGSMAAVSNAVMDALREAGVRRADMPFTPHRVWQMLNEEKGQIAAE
- the metF gene encoding methylenetetrahydrofolate reductase [NAD(P)H] codes for the protein MTSPRISFEFFPPQTLDASFRLWETVQMLAPLGPDFVSVTYGAGGTTRDLTHDAVQTIHTHYGLNVAAHLTCVNASRAETLEIANAYAEAGVTEIVALRGDPPKGEGKFTPHPEGFAHACELIEALAETGKFKLRVGAYPEKHPEAESVQANVEWLKRKIDAGAHSAITQFFFEAETFFRFRDACEKAGIDAPIIPGILPIHSWKGVRNFALRCGTSVPAWLDEAFEKAIRDGREDLLATALCTELCSDLIEGGVDHLQFYTLNRPHLTRDVCHALGVTPQASLEKVA